A region of uncultured Desulfobacter sp. DNA encodes the following proteins:
- a CDS encoding enoyl-CoA hydratase/isomerase family protein, whose amino-acid sequence MESKRIITGRVNQMFTITLNRPDVINSLDAEMIRSMQTALNEAESSPLVRLVVIQGNGDKGFCAGGDVKAVYDAVKHGVPDKDMEFFQEEYMLDLRIFRFAKPIVVLAHGITMGGGMGLAAGADMVVATENTLMAMPETRIGFFPDVGATGWMFRKCPAGYPEFLGLTGHRIKGLQCLRLGLASHLVADDMRSDFINDLELLSEKLPRDRSKAAQVLFSAFTSLRNNKYTPDLEMDDWVRRCFSKKSSVNEILSLLSGSRQYKDWSAQALTTLGKNSPTSLVLTFSLLCRNEKKTMEEVFARELNAARFMIHHPDFSEGIRAQLVDKDKNPAWQPDTIEDTCLPGALLDIDPAKIKMRA is encoded by the coding sequence ATGGAAAGCAAGCGCATTATAACCGGCCGGGTAAATCAGATGTTTACCATTACACTTAACCGGCCCGATGTTATCAACAGCCTGGATGCTGAAATGATACGCAGTATGCAAACCGCCCTGAATGAGGCAGAGTCCTCCCCGCTGGTCCGTCTTGTTGTTATCCAAGGAAATGGTGATAAAGGATTTTGCGCGGGCGGAGATGTAAAGGCTGTCTATGATGCCGTAAAACACGGTGTCCCGGACAAGGATATGGAATTTTTCCAGGAAGAGTATATGCTGGATCTTCGTATCTTCAGGTTTGCCAAACCTATCGTTGTGCTTGCCCACGGAATAACCATGGGTGGAGGAATGGGGCTTGCGGCCGGTGCGGATATGGTTGTTGCAACGGAAAATACTCTTATGGCCATGCCTGAAACCCGCATCGGCTTTTTTCCGGATGTCGGGGCAACAGGATGGATGTTTCGCAAATGCCCGGCAGGTTACCCTGAATTTTTAGGCCTTACAGGACACAGGATCAAAGGGTTGCAATGCCTGCGTCTTGGCCTGGCTTCCCATCTGGTGGCCGATGACATGCGGTCAGACTTTATAAATGATCTCGAACTGTTATCGGAAAAACTTCCCCGTGACAGATCAAAAGCGGCTCAGGTTCTTTTTTCAGCGTTTACGTCCCTAAGAAACAATAAATATACCCCGGACCTTGAAATGGACGACTGGGTGCGCAGATGTTTTTCAAAGAAGAGTTCCGTAAATGAAATATTGTCCCTGCTGTCCGGAAGCCGGCAGTATAAGGATTGGAGTGCCCAGGCATTAACGACGCTGGGCAAAAACTCCCCGACATCTCTTGTTCTTACGTTCAGCCTTTTGTGTCGGAATGAAAAAAAAACAATGGAAGAGGTGTTTGCCCGCGAATTAAACGCCGCCCGGTTTATGATACATCACCCGGACTTTTCCGAAGGGATAAGGGCACAGCTTGTGGATAAAGATAAGAACCCGGCCTGGCAGCCGGACACAATTGAAGACACATGCCTGCCGGGCGCTCTTCTTGACATTGATCCGGCGAAGATAAAGATGCGGGCTTGA
- a CDS encoding CBS domain-containing protein — protein sequence MDTNIVSAPADTSIEKLQDMYLGLFVRHILIVRDQACLGLLSIGDILRALMVEKDEEIRKLNRIASWEYYENWGWHHKYQKKGNQKQNKPKNK from the coding sequence ATGGATACAAACATCGTTTCCGCACCTGCTGACACCTCCATTGAAAAACTCCAGGACATGTACCTGGGGCTTTTTGTCCGCCATATCCTGATTGTCCGGGATCAGGCCTGTCTCGGGCTTCTCTCCATCGGGGATATCCTGCGGGCACTGATGGTTGAAAAAGACGAGGAGATCAGGAAACTCAACAGGATTGCCAGCTGGGAATACTATGAAAACTGGGGCTGGCACCATAAATACCAGAAAAAAGGCAACCAGAAACAAAACAAACCGAAAAACAAGTAG
- the ndhC gene encoding NADH-quinone oxidoreductase subunit A — translation MEPVHYSEVLSPWLPGTFSLAVFSLAVLGLMAVMLGLTAWLGEKRSGTQKQRPYESGIIPTGTARLRYPVPFFMVAIFFLLFDVEGAYIISWSVACRALGWTGWLQMAFFIFVLLLGLVYVWKKGGLDWHQKDRLL, via the coding sequence ATGGAACCTGTTCATTACAGCGAAGTATTATCACCATGGCTGCCCGGCACTTTCAGCCTGGCCGTGTTTTCCCTGGCCGTCCTGGGGCTGATGGCCGTTATGCTGGGGTTGACGGCATGGCTCGGGGAAAAGCGGTCCGGCACCCAGAAACAACGCCCTTATGAAAGCGGTATTATTCCCACGGGAACGGCCCGGCTGCGTTATCCGGTGCCCTTTTTCATGGTCGCCATCTTTTTTTTGCTCTTTGATGTGGAAGGCGCATACATTATTTCATGGTCAGTGGCCTGCAGGGCGCTGGGCTGGACAGGATGGCTGCAAATGGCCTTTTTTATCTTTGTCCTGTTGCTGGGCCTGGTCTATGTGTGGAAAAAGGGGGGGCTGGATTGGCACCAGAAAGACCGGCTTTTATGA
- a CDS encoding NADH-quinone oxidoreductase subunit B/C/D: MYFGLSCCFIEEATALTSRYDISRFGAEVFRLSPRQADLMIISGTVFKKMAPSILRLYEQMAEPRWVISMGSCANTGGMYDVYSVVQGINQILPVDVYIPGCPPRPEAVLAGLMKLQEKIKKEERPARSIFHIPGGTQGTTAPILVDGETKSRDTRGPGMEGLPIRGTSVCPPFFEGNRADHMWTPPARDVALNNREILIVRALKDRFGQGIVPSGTTSDFLTLNVPEKDIRETLKFLKSEAPCKFHRLEDYTAIDESARRDRSRYPDFTLVYHLTDLANAARLRLKVPLRGAYPKATTISDIWPCANWYEREIYDMFGIDFPEHPNLKRLILPDDWQGHPLRKSGLGRATEMAPYTHHDAREHQPREGADYFDAGPDNAGADGESLILNIGPHHTGTHGLLRLIVRLEGETITGLDLDVGYHHRGVEKIGERQTWLQFIPYTDRVDYFAGAANNLPYIMALEQIADITVPERAQFIRVLLSELYRLGNHLSYIGIMGHDVGAMTPNFYAYTDREAVLDIIEMITGARLHASWIRPGGVAADMPEGWESVLKQLVKTLPRRLDAYQNLTTRNPIFQARTKDVGILSRQDAIDWGMTGPNLRAAGLDWDLRKKMPYAVYDRLAFDVPTSSKCDSFNRFCMRIEECYQSIRIIDQVVEKMPKGRYVTDDYRYAVPDRKDMLKNIESLIHHFINVTRGPKIPKGEAYVACEVPRGEQGYYLVSDGLGTSYRTRVHGPSFNIVQVFPKLAKGCTISDLIAILGSSDYTLPDLDR, translated from the coding sequence ATGTACTTCGGCCTGTCCTGCTGTTTCATTGAAGAGGCCACCGCCCTGACATCCCGGTATGATATCTCCCGGTTCGGCGCAGAAGTATTCCGGCTGTCTCCCCGCCAGGCCGACCTGATGATCATTTCCGGAACGGTCTTTAAAAAAATGGCCCCGTCTATCCTGCGGCTTTATGAGCAGATGGCTGAACCCCGGTGGGTAATCTCCATGGGATCATGCGCCAATACCGGTGGCATGTACGATGTCTACAGCGTGGTCCAGGGTATCAACCAGATCCTTCCGGTGGATGTTTATATTCCCGGATGCCCTCCCAGGCCTGAGGCTGTCCTGGCAGGACTGATGAAGCTTCAGGAAAAGATAAAAAAAGAGGAAAGGCCCGCCCGGTCAATTTTTCACATCCCCGGCGGCACCCAGGGAACCACCGCCCCCATCCTGGTGGACGGTGAGACAAAATCCAGGGACACCCGGGGACCGGGCATGGAAGGGTTGCCCATCCGGGGAACATCCGTATGCCCCCCCTTTTTTGAAGGGAACCGTGCCGATCATATGTGGACGCCCCCGGCCCGGGATGTGGCGCTCAACAACCGGGAGATCCTGATTGTAAGGGCACTGAAAGACAGGTTCGGACAAGGGATTGTGCCATCCGGCACAACATCGGATTTTTTAACCCTGAATGTCCCTGAAAAAGATATCCGGGAAACATTGAAATTTCTCAAATCCGAAGCACCCTGTAAATTCCACCGGCTGGAAGATTATACCGCCATTGACGAATCCGCCAGAAGGGACAGATCCCGGTATCCGGACTTTACCCTGGTCTATCACCTGACCGATCTTGCAAATGCCGCCCGGTTGCGCCTGAAAGTCCCGCTCAGGGGAGCGTACCCCAAAGCCACCACCATCAGCGATATCTGGCCGTGTGCCAACTGGTATGAACGTGAAATCTATGACATGTTCGGCATTGATTTTCCCGAACATCCCAACCTGAAGCGCCTTATCCTCCCGGATGACTGGCAGGGGCACCCCCTGCGCAAATCCGGTTTGGGCCGGGCCACTGAAATGGCGCCTTATACACACCATGATGCAAGGGAACACCAGCCCCGGGAAGGGGCAGATTATTTTGACGCCGGACCAGACAATGCCGGGGCAGACGGCGAATCTCTGATTCTGAACATCGGCCCCCACCACACCGGGACCCATGGCCTTTTGCGCCTGATCGTCCGGCTGGAAGGCGAGACCATTACCGGGCTGGACCTGGATGTGGGCTACCACCACCGGGGGGTGGAAAAGATAGGCGAACGTCAGACCTGGCTGCAGTTTATTCCCTATACCGACCGGGTGGACTATTTTGCAGGTGCTGCCAACAATCTTCCCTATATCATGGCCTTGGAACAAATTGCAGACATCACCGTGCCCGAACGGGCCCAATTCATCCGGGTGCTGCTCAGCGAACTGTACCGGCTCGGCAACCACCTGTCCTACATCGGCATCATGGGCCATGACGTAGGCGCAATGACTCCCAATTTTTATGCATACACCGACCGGGAAGCTGTCCTGGACATCATTGAAATGATCACCGGGGCCCGGCTGCATGCATCCTGGATCCGCCCGGGCGGTGTAGCCGCTGATATGCCCGAAGGCTGGGAATCTGTGTTGAAACAATTGGTCAAAACATTGCCCCGGCGCCTGGACGCCTACCAGAACCTGACAACCAGAAATCCGATTTTCCAGGCCCGGACAAAGGATGTGGGCATCCTTTCCCGGCAGGATGCCATTGACTGGGGCATGACCGGGCCCAATCTTCGGGCCGCAGGCCTGGACTGGGATCTTCGAAAAAAAATGCCCTATGCCGTGTATGACCGGCTGGCCTTTGATGTTCCCACAAGTTCCAAGTGCGACAGTTTCAACCGGTTTTGCATGCGCATAGAAGAGTGTTACCAAAGTATCCGGATCATTGATCAGGTGGTGGAAAAAATGCCCAAAGGCCGTTACGTAACCGATGATTACCGGTATGCCGTGCCGGACCGCAAAGATATGCTCAAAAATATTGAAAGCCTGATCCACCATTTTATCAATGTCACCCGGGGGCCCAAAATCCCAAAGGGCGAGGCGTATGTGGCCTGCGAGGTCCCCAGGGGAGAACAGGGCTATTATCTGGTCAGTGACGGGCTTGGCACCTCCTACCGGACCCGGGTCCACGGCCCAAGTTTTAACATCGTCCAGGTGTTTCCAAAGCTTGCCAAAGGCTGCACCATTTCTGATCTGATCGCCATTCTGGGATCATCGGACTATACACTGCCGGATCTGGATCGATGA
- the nuoE gene encoding NADH-quinone oxidoreductase subunit NuoE, whose amino-acid sequence MAILTHPFADLLPEKTRAGLERKIQATAHPRELAVDVMLAIQSENGFLSDDGVKLAAHMLEMTPVEIEELATFYNYIYREPVGEHVIHVCDSLMCRLDGCPGIKEYLCSKLDIEPGQTTDDGLITLLPACCLGYCDHSPAMLLDGKVYGDLTFEKLDQIIDGLNGKN is encoded by the coding sequence ATGGCTATTTTGACACACCCGTTTGCAGATTTACTGCCGGAAAAAACAAGAGCCGGCCTGGAAAGAAAAATCCAGGCCACGGCACATCCCCGGGAACTTGCCGTGGATGTGATGCTGGCAATCCAGTCGGAAAATGGGTTCCTCAGCGATGACGGGGTAAAGCTTGCTGCGCACATGCTGGAAATGACACCCGTGGAGATCGAGGAACTGGCCACCTTTTACAACTATATCTACCGGGAACCCGTGGGAGAGCATGTCATCCATGTGTGCGACAGTTTGATGTGCCGGCTTGACGGCTGTCCCGGCATCAAGGAGTACCTGTGCTCAAAACTTGATATTGAACCGGGCCAGACCACAGATGATGGATTGATCACCCTGCTGCCGGCCTGTTGTCTGGGCTATTGCGACCATTCGCCGGCCATGCTGCTGGATGGAAAAGTTTACGGCGACCTCACCTTTGAAAAACTGGACCAGATCATTGACGGGTTGAACGGGAAGAATTGA
- a CDS encoding NADH-ubiquinone oxidoreductase-F iron-sulfur binding region domain-containing protein: MVCEIILKNRKQHRVLTIDEYRKDGGYQTLAKVVHSSDPESFQQILQDAGLLGRGGAAFPMGVKISTVPKDAPFPRYMICNADEMEPGTFKDRVLLHANPHQLIEGLVISAFTVKAEQAFIFIRPEYESAARILEREIQIARDQGLVGQNIQDSGFNCEISVHRSGGRYICGEASALINALQGLRPNPRKSPPYATEKGLWERPTVVQNVETLCNVPHIIKNGAQWFKSLSLTPDGAGTKVFSVSGKVKKPGCYELPMGTPLSEIIEVHAGGMQEGSQFKTCLPGGASTPFLNPELYHIKMDFKSLKNAGNRLGTGAIMVFDQNTCLVAATLNLMRFFARESCGWCTPCRDGLPYIVDLLDRIENGKGTRQMVEQLKKMQSHLMHAYCAFAAGAAAPLQGLMDHFMDEVTAHIDNKKCPFKNLD, from the coding sequence ATGGTTTGTGAAATTATCTTAAAAAACCGAAAGCAACACCGGGTTCTTACCATTGATGAATACCGGAAAGACGGTGGATACCAGACACTGGCCAAGGTTGTTCACTCCAGTGATCCGGAATCGTTCCAGCAGATCCTGCAGGATGCAGGGCTTCTAGGCCGGGGCGGGGCGGCATTTCCCATGGGGGTGAAAATCTCAACCGTTCCCAAGGACGCACCGTTTCCCCGGTATATGATCTGCAATGCCGATGAAATGGAGCCCGGAACATTCAAAGACCGGGTACTGCTCCATGCCAACCCCCATCAACTCATTGAAGGGCTGGTTATCTCCGCATTCACCGTAAAAGCCGAACAGGCATTTATTTTTATCCGGCCCGAATATGAAAGCGCCGCCCGGATCCTGGAACGGGAAATCCAAATTGCCCGGGACCAGGGATTGGTGGGACAAAACATACAGGACAGCGGGTTTAACTGCGAAATCAGCGTTCACCGAAGCGGGGGCCGCTATATCTGCGGGGAGGCCAGCGCCCTGATCAATGCGTTGCAGGGCCTGCGGCCCAACCCGAGAAAATCCCCGCCCTATGCCACGGAAAAGGGGCTGTGGGAAAGGCCCACCGTGGTCCAGAATGTGGAAACCCTTTGCAACGTCCCGCACATCATCAAAAACGGAGCCCAATGGTTCAAGTCCCTTTCCCTGACACCGGATGGGGCCGGTACAAAGGTGTTTTCGGTCAGCGGCAAAGTCAAAAAGCCAGGCTGTTATGAACTTCCCATGGGCACGCCGCTTTCCGAAATCATAGAGGTCCATGCCGGTGGTATGCAGGAGGGCTCTCAATTTAAAACATGTCTTCCCGGCGGTGCATCCACACCGTTTCTGAATCCTGAACTCTACCATATCAAAATGGATTTCAAATCCCTGAAAAATGCCGGAAACCGTCTTGGCACCGGGGCCATCATGGTCTTTGACCAGAACACCTGCCTTGTGGCAGCCACCTTGAACCTCATGCGTTTTTTTGCACGGGAATCCTGCGGATGGTGCACCCCCTGCAGGGACGGCCTGCCCTATATCGTGGACCTTTTGGACCGTATCGAAAATGGAAAGGGAACAAGGCAAATGGTGGAACAGCTTAAAAAAATGCAAAGCCATCTCATGCACGCCTACTGCGCCTTTGCCGCAGGGGCGGCAGCACCGCTCCAGGGATTGATGGACCATTTCATGGATGAGGTGACAGCACATATTGACAATAAAAAATGCCCTTTTAAAAATCTGGATTGA